A window of Ruminiclostridium herbifermentans genomic DNA:
TGTTTTTACGTTTGATGATGGAACAGCAGGAGAGTTTAATTTAGTTGAAAAAGATGGAACTCTTATTGCTAATCCCAAGTCAGCTGTTGGTATAATGGAGGCATTTTATAAGAAGCACCCTGACTTTGGACTAAATGGCACATTCTTTGTTAATTTAGGTGTTAAAACTACTTTCAAAGGTGCTGGAACAATGTCAGATAGACTAAAGTATCTCATTGACAAAGGATTTGAAATTGGAAATCATACAAAAACACATGTATCGTTACCAAGTGTTAAAACTGTTCAAAAGATGCTTGAAGAGGTTGGAGGCAACCAAAAGCTTATGAATGAATATGTACCTGGATATGCTTTTAATTCTTTTTCACTTCCCTTTGGCAGTGCATCAAAGAATTTAAAGGAATACGTCATTCAGGGAAATTATGAAGGTACCGAATACAAGCACTCTGCAATTATGCTGGTTGGTGCAAATCCATCACCGTCACCAGTTTCAGTTAAATTTGATCCACTGGCTATTCCTAGAGTAAGAGCCACAGGTATAACCAAGGTTGATTGTGATTTGGCATGGTGGCTTGATGCATTGAGCAAGGGCAATTCACAGTACGTAAGTGATGGAGATGCTAACACTGTCACTGTACCGCAACAAAAAAAAGAGAACGTTGATATGGCAAGGCTAAATGGAAAACAGTTGGTGACGTATTAGACGTATTAAATAATTGCCGAATGTTATTGATACAAAATAATAATATAGTGGAGAAGATTTTCTATATTACTTTGTGAAATATTTGAAAACAGTGATAAAGACTTATACTTAGCTTAGTTAAATAGACTTTTTAAGGATGTTGTTCAGACGGGTTATCTGTCAGAAGACATCCTTTTGCTTTTCATAAGTTATGTGAAAAAATAATATCATTTGCAAAAATACTGGTAATACTTTATAATAAAGTAAACGAACTGGAAATTAAAAATCAAATTCTAAATCACATTTCACAATTTA
This region includes:
- a CDS encoding polysaccharide deacetylase family protein, translating into MKKYTLLILILIAALVSGCTNNLYTNKEINNAENTVLGEASSLTQSQEQMDALSSDSIVESTDSSDDSNTRNEANGDTDNKTVTTDNTQQANIIDYSSIKPDESGQIMVVMFHNFVEEYQSGDKEYTTTFSEFEKLLQDLYDRKYRLISLTDMLNNNINVPAGCIPIVFTFDDGTAGEFNLVEKDGTLIANPKSAVGIMEAFYKKHPDFGLNGTFFVNLGVKTTFKGAGTMSDRLKYLIDKGFEIGNHTKTHVSLPSVKTVQKMLEEVGGNQKLMNEYVPGYAFNSFSLPFGSASKNLKEYVIQGNYEGTEYKHSAIMLVGANPSPSPVSVKFDPLAIPRVRATGITKVDCDLAWWLDALSKGNSQYVSDGDANTVTVPQQKKENVDMARLNGKQLVTY